In Geobacter anodireducens, a genomic segment contains:
- a CDS encoding malic enzyme (NADP-dependent; catalyzes the oxidative decarboxylation of malate to form pyruvate; decarboxylates oxaloacetate): MRKKQDALDYHSIGRKGKIEVIPSKPCLTQRDLSLAYSPGVAEPCLEIEKNPEDVYTYTAKGNLVAVLSNGTAVLGLGDIGALAGKPVMEGKGVLFKRFADIDVFDIEVDTKDADEIIRVCQLLEPTFGGINLEDIKAPECFYIEEKLKETMNIPVFHDDQHGTAIISGAALINALELVGKKIENIKIVVNGAGASGIACAQMAVELGARKENIILCDTKGVIYKGRTAGMNEYKERFAVETEDRTLEDAFKNADVAYGLSSKGAFTPEMVRDMAPNPIIFAMANPDPEITPEEVAAVRADAIMATGRSDYPNQVNNVLGFPFIFRGALDVRATTINETMKKACVLALAELAKEDCPDSVCRAYGNKKFAYGREYIIPKPFDPRALLRVAPAVARAAMESGVARQPIADMEKYVEHLETLQGKAKETLRLIINKAKTDPKRVVLPEGENEKILRAAQVMIEEGIAYPILLGNREEIRKKIEELNLDLNGGVTIIDPDDSPDTERYSQALFEQRQRKGITLSEARRMIRRRGRTYFGCEMVCHGDADALLSGIDAHYPDIIRPALEVIGKQEGLSSVHGLYLMVFKRGIFLLADTTVCIEPTAEELAETAILAAEKARLLDLDPRIAMLSFSNFGSVNHPQALKCKRAVEIVKQRAPELMIDGEMQADTAVVPDILEAHYPFATLKGGANVLIFPDLNSGNISYKLLTRLGGADAIGPILMGMKKPVHVLQRGDDVMDIVNMAAIAVVDAQNN, from the coding sequence ATGAGAAAAAAGCAGGACGCCCTTGATTATCACTCCATAGGAAGAAAAGGCAAGATCGAGGTAATTCCGTCAAAACCATGCCTTACCCAGCGCGATCTCTCCCTTGCCTACTCACCCGGCGTAGCCGAGCCTTGTCTTGAAATCGAAAAGAACCCCGAAGATGTCTATACATATACCGCCAAGGGAAACCTGGTGGCTGTGCTGTCAAACGGCACGGCCGTGCTCGGTCTCGGTGACATCGGCGCCTTGGCCGGCAAGCCGGTCATGGAGGGTAAAGGTGTTCTCTTCAAGCGTTTTGCCGATATAGATGTCTTCGACATCGAAGTGGACACCAAGGACGCTGACGAAATAATCAGAGTCTGCCAGTTGCTGGAACCGACCTTCGGCGGCATCAACCTTGAGGACATCAAGGCCCCGGAATGCTTTTACATCGAGGAAAAGCTCAAGGAGACCATGAACATTCCGGTCTTCCACGATGATCAGCACGGCACCGCCATCATCTCCGGCGCAGCCCTCATCAATGCCCTTGAACTGGTCGGAAAGAAGATCGAAAACATCAAGATCGTGGTCAACGGCGCCGGTGCCTCCGGCATCGCCTGCGCCCAGATGGCGGTTGAACTTGGTGCGCGGAAGGAAAACATCATCCTCTGCGACACCAAGGGTGTCATCTACAAGGGACGTACCGCCGGCATGAACGAGTACAAGGAGCGCTTCGCCGTTGAAACCGAAGACCGCACCCTGGAAGATGCCTTCAAAAACGCCGACGTGGCCTACGGCCTCTCCAGCAAGGGTGCCTTCACCCCCGAAATGGTCCGGGACATGGCGCCCAACCCGATTATCTTCGCCATGGCCAATCCCGATCCAGAAATCACCCCCGAGGAGGTGGCGGCAGTCCGTGCCGACGCCATCATGGCAACCGGTCGTTCCGACTATCCCAACCAGGTGAACAACGTTCTGGGTTTCCCCTTCATCTTCCGTGGCGCACTCGATGTGAGGGCCACCACCATCAACGAGACCATGAAGAAGGCGTGCGTGCTCGCCCTGGCCGAACTTGCCAAGGAAGACTGCCCGGACTCGGTCTGTCGGGCGTACGGCAACAAAAAATTCGCCTACGGACGCGAGTACATCATTCCGAAACCCTTTGACCCCCGGGCGCTCCTGAGGGTGGCGCCTGCCGTTGCCAGGGCTGCCATGGAATCGGGGGTTGCCCGCCAGCCCATCGCCGACATGGAAAAGTATGTGGAGCACCTGGAAACGCTCCAGGGCAAGGCCAAGGAGACTCTACGCCTCATCATCAACAAGGCGAAGACCGATCCCAAGCGGGTCGTTCTCCCCGAGGGAGAGAATGAAAAGATCCTCCGGGCCGCACAGGTGATGATCGAGGAGGGGATCGCCTATCCGATCCTTCTGGGCAATCGGGAGGAGATCCGCAAAAAGATCGAGGAGCTCAACCTTGACCTTAATGGCGGCGTCACCATCATTGACCCGGACGACAGCCCCGACACCGAGCGCTACTCCCAGGCCCTGTTCGAGCAGCGGCAGCGGAAAGGGATCACCCTGTCCGAGGCCCGCCGCATGATCCGGCGCCGGGGCCGCACCTATTTCGGCTGCGAGATGGTCTGCCACGGCGATGCGGACGCCCTGCTCTCGGGGATCGATGCCCATTACCCAGACATCATTCGCCCTGCCCTTGAAGTGATCGGCAAGCAGGAAGGGCTTTCCAGCGTCCACGGGCTGTATCTGATGGTCTTCAAGCGGGGAATCTTCCTGCTGGCCGATACCACGGTCTGCATCGAGCCCACCGCGGAGGAACTGGCCGAAACCGCCATACTGGCGGCCGAGAAGGCGCGGCTTCTGGATCTCGACCCGCGCATCGCCATGCTTTCCTTCTCCAACTTCGGTTCCGTCAATCATCCCCAGGCGCTCAAGTGCAAGCGGGCGGTGGAGATCGTCAAGCAGCGGGCGCCCGAACTGATGATCGACGGCGAGATGCAGGCCGACACCGCCGTGGTGCCCGACATTCTGGAGGCCCACTATCCTTTTGCCACTCTCAAGGGGGGGGCAAATGTCCTTATTTTCCCCGACCTGAACTCGGGCAACATCAGCTACAAGCTTCTTACCCGCCTCGGCGGCGCCGATGCGATCGGGCCGATTCTCATGGGGATGAAAAAACCGGTACACGTGCTGCAGCGCGGCGACGACGTCATGGATATCGTCAACATGGCAGCCATTGCCGTTGTCGACGCGCAAAACAACTAA
- a CDS encoding TonB-dependent receptor has translation MDQLTQTRRSDAPMLWTIALSLALHGALYSVTSLLPRHVAGVEGMQVVSVDLSGSEIRPVAPSPPDSLPAPVPEPVVASDMSLPVENEQPPAEEAAPPPRAVEPPPSPVVQAPPSPLSLGMSRGFFRGIAEGESLRSDVREYYFTLLETINERWWTVASASGMELGRSEAMLTIVMKKSGEMVDVQLVKSTGSPAYDRLILQAVQAANPLPPLPDSYTSELFLAPVRLVAPRGLLFS, from the coding sequence ATGGACCAGTTGACACAGACAAGACGAAGCGATGCGCCGATGCTCTGGACCATCGCCCTCTCTCTTGCATTGCACGGAGCGCTCTATTCCGTGACGTCACTCCTGCCGCGCCACGTGGCTGGCGTGGAAGGGATGCAGGTTGTTTCCGTGGACCTGTCCGGCAGCGAGATTCGCCCTGTTGCACCATCACCGCCGGACAGCCTGCCAGCTCCCGTACCCGAACCTGTTGTTGCCAGCGACATGAGCCTGCCGGTGGAAAACGAGCAACCGCCCGCCGAAGAAGCTGCGCCGCCGCCCCGGGCGGTTGAGCCGCCGCCATCGCCGGTGGTGCAGGCGCCTCCCTCGCCCCTTTCGCTGGGCATGTCCCGCGGCTTTTTCCGCGGCATAGCCGAAGGCGAGTCCCTGAGAAGCGATGTCCGTGAATATTACTTCACGCTTCTGGAAACCATAAACGAACGGTGGTGGACGGTTGCGAGCGCGTCGGGAATGGAACTGGGCCGCTCGGAGGCGATGCTGACCATTGTGATGAAGAAAAGCGGTGAGATGGTTGACGTGCAGTTGGTGAAGAGTACGGGGAGCCCGGCCTATGACCGGTTGATTCTCCAGGCGGTTCAGGCGGCCAACCCCTTGCCTCCCCTGCCTGACAGCTATACCAGCGAGCTGTTTCTGGCGCCGGTTCGCCTTGTGGCGCCCCGGGGACTGCTCTTTTCGTAA
- a CDS encoding AAA family ATPase has protein sequence MHLLKRAEMLNVIDTLATDYLKGKVRAIRLSVIALLSGGHILLEDIPGLGKTTLALALARALGLSFGRVQCTSDLLPSDITGLSILNRDENRFTFMPGPIFNNVVLVDEINRVMPKTQSALLEAMEERRVTVEGTTHPLPEPFLVIATQNPVEQVGTYPLPESQLDRFVVRSGIGYPPEAIEKAIIKGGSIRDGIRHLEPLVTVDDITEAQRTVRESIYLSDKVVDYIHAIVAATRSHHAVTSGVSTRGAIAMAETAKAHAYLEGRDYVIPEDVKAIAAPVGAHRLILGFDNENLDKGELLHAILATIPVPLA, from the coding sequence ATGCACCTCTTGAAGCGCGCTGAAATGCTCAACGTCATCGACACGCTGGCCACCGACTACCTCAAGGGCAAGGTCCGGGCGATCCGTCTGTCGGTGATCGCGCTCCTTTCCGGCGGGCACATCCTGCTGGAAGACATACCGGGCCTGGGCAAGACGACCCTGGCCCTCGCCCTGGCACGGGCCCTGGGGCTCTCCTTCGGCCGGGTCCAGTGCACGAGCGACCTTCTGCCCTCGGATATCACAGGCCTCTCCATCCTCAACAGGGACGAAAACCGCTTTACCTTCATGCCTGGCCCCATCTTCAACAACGTGGTGCTGGTGGACGAGATCAACCGCGTCATGCCCAAGACCCAGAGCGCGCTTCTGGAGGCAATGGAGGAGCGGCGGGTCACGGTGGAAGGCACCACCCACCCGCTGCCCGAGCCTTTCCTGGTCATCGCCACCCAGAACCCGGTGGAGCAGGTGGGGACCTATCCGCTCCCCGAATCGCAACTGGACCGCTTCGTGGTCCGCAGCGGCATCGGCTACCCGCCCGAGGCCATCGAAAAGGCCATCATCAAGGGAGGGAGCATCCGTGACGGCATCCGCCACCTGGAGCCGCTCGTGACGGTTGACGACATCACCGAGGCCCAGCGGACGGTCCGCGAATCCATCTACCTGTCCGACAAGGTTGTTGACTACATCCATGCCATCGTTGCGGCCACCCGCAGCCACCATGCCGTGACGTCGGGCGTTTCCACCAGGGGGGCCATTGCCATGGCCGAAACCGCCAAGGCCCACGCCTATCTGGAGGGGCGCGACTACGTCATTCCCGAGGATGTGAAGGCGATTGCGGCGCCGGTTGGTGCGCACCGCCTGATCCTCGGCTTTGACAACGAGAACCTGGACAAGGGGGAGCTATTACACGCCATCCTCGCCACCATACCCGTTCCGCTGGCCTGA